Proteins encoded within one genomic window of Methanolacinia paynteri:
- a CDS encoding HNH endonuclease, which translates to MPPAAVKTIRDQIFWQYAKLISKSAGLGGNRGFQMKKFIQLRDGDIVWSSTIREWLKEHEKPDECIYCGAKGPLTTEHILPRSCGGPDIPDNAIRVCRSCNSGKGGKRLYEWTGPDGIDTVPRIAEGKYLKLLYELHEKRGTLNIDKKDLGSRMCPGCNLRPLCDEEGHVEKLTVYCLEGIFHR; encoded by the coding sequence ATGCCGCCTGCAGCAGTCAAAACAATCCGCGACCAGATCTTCTGGCAGTATGCAAAGCTGATATCAAAGTCCGCAGGGCTCGGAGGCAACCGGGGGTTCCAGATGAAAAAATTCATCCAGCTCCGCGACGGCGATATAGTGTGGTCGTCGACGATAAGGGAGTGGCTGAAGGAGCACGAGAAACCTGACGAGTGCATATACTGCGGGGCGAAGGGTCCGCTTACCACCGAGCATATTCTCCCCCGCTCCTGCGGCGGGCCGGACATTCCCGACAACGCGATCCGTGTCTGCCGTTCGTGCAATTCCGGCAAGGGAGGAAAGCGTCTTTACGAGTGGACTGGGCCAGACGGGATAGACACGGTCCCGAGGATCGCAGAGGGGAAATATCTCAAGCTGCTCTACGAGCTTCATGAAAAACGCGGGACGCTGAACATCGATAAGAAAGATCTCGGTTCAAGGATGTGTCCAGGGTGTAACCTGAGGCCCCTGTGCGATGAAGAGGGGCATGTCGAAAAACTGACGGTATACTGCCTGGAAGGGATCTTTCACAGGTAA
- a CDS encoding plasma-membrane proton-efflux P-type ATPase, producing the protein MTEQGASAGLTGAGGNGGNSGSLKGLTRQEVEELREKFGFNDILEEKRHPLLKFLGYFWGPIPWMIEIAAVLSAFIGHWEDFSVIVLLLMINAVVGFLQERKAENSIELLKQRLAPSARVLRDGEWQDLPARELVPGDIVHVRLGNIVPADLHLLKGNYLLLDESALTGESLPVEKKSGDEAYSGSIIREGEMDASVTKTGADTFFGKTTSLLEVKPPRSHFQKAVIKIGNYLILLAVVLVAIVFTVSMLRSESFANTLQFALVLIVAAIPAALPAVLTVTLAVGAMALSRKEAIVSRLTAIEELAGMDILCSDKTGTITQNAISVGEVHSFDGASEEDVITAAALASNPESNDPIDRAILKRFSELNGGQSFPGEQEDFTPFDPVSKYSRAMVRDGSGELYEVAKGAPQAISSLTGSGGAVNPAFSAVLDGQVLDFAKKGFRALGVARKGGDGKWKYLGVIGLFDPPREDSAATIAEAKGLGIDVKMVTGDHTAIAQEISGQVGLGMKIVPQSSFISGERKDVLTQLENADGFAEVFPENKFRIVKVLQEGDHIVGMTGDGVNDAPALREADSGIAVAGATDAAKSAADIVLTKPGLSVIIDAIGQSRAIFRRMENYAVYRLAETVRVLIFMTLCIVVLNFYPVTALMIVVLAILNDLPIMMIAYDNAPIAPKPVRWQMNRILTIASILGVLGVGSSFLLLWLLKFYFLFDADTIQTLIFLKLAVAGHMTIYLARTGQQHFWEHPLPSLALFGTTEATQVIPTLIAVYGVLMTSVGWVPALLVWGYAFLFFLINDIIKVWLFRFIHPYS; encoded by the coding sequence ATGACTGAGCAGGGTGCGAGTGCAGGACTCACCGGTGCAGGCGGCAACGGAGGAAATTCCGGGTCTCTGAAGGGATTGACCAGGCAGGAAGTCGAAGAACTCCGTGAAAAGTTCGGATTCAACGATATACTGGAGGAAAAGAGACACCCTCTCCTGAAATTTCTCGGCTATTTCTGGGGCCCGATCCCGTGGATGATCGAGATCGCCGCCGTGCTGTCTGCGTTCATAGGCCACTGGGAGGACTTCTCGGTCATTGTCCTTCTTTTAATGATCAACGCTGTCGTAGGTTTTCTCCAGGAAAGAAAGGCCGAAAATTCCATAGAGCTTTTAAAACAGCGTCTCGCTCCTTCGGCACGTGTGCTAAGGGACGGGGAATGGCAGGATCTCCCTGCACGGGAACTTGTGCCGGGCGACATCGTCCATGTCAGGCTCGGAAACATAGTCCCTGCCGATCTTCACCTGCTAAAGGGGAACTATCTCCTCCTCGACGAGTCTGCTCTTACCGGTGAGTCTCTTCCCGTTGAAAAGAAATCCGGCGACGAGGCATATTCCGGTTCGATTATCCGCGAGGGGGAGATGGATGCCTCAGTAACCAAGACCGGGGCGGACACGTTCTTCGGAAAAACCACCAGCCTGCTCGAGGTGAAGCCGCCCCGGAGCCACTTCCAGAAGGCTGTAATAAAGATCGGGAACTACCTTATCCTCCTTGCAGTTGTCCTTGTTGCAATCGTCTTTACGGTATCGATGCTGCGTTCGGAGTCCTTCGCAAATACGCTCCAGTTCGCACTGGTCTTAATCGTCGCCGCGATTCCCGCCGCCCTTCCGGCCGTGCTCACGGTTACTCTTGCCGTCGGTGCAATGGCCCTTTCCAGGAAGGAAGCGATCGTCAGCAGGCTCACGGCCATAGAGGAACTGGCCGGGATGGATATCCTGTGCTCGGACAAGACAGGGACTATAACGCAGAATGCCATAAGTGTCGGCGAGGTTCATTCATTCGACGGTGCTTCTGAAGAAGACGTGATCACGGCCGCCGCCCTCGCCTCGAATCCCGAGAGCAACGACCCGATAGACCGTGCGATCCTTAAGCGCTTCTCTGAACTTAATGGAGGACAGTCTTTTCCCGGCGAGCAGGAGGACTTCACCCCGTTCGATCCGGTATCCAAATATTCCCGAGCGATGGTCAGGGACGGATCTGGTGAATTGTATGAAGTCGCCAAAGGAGCACCCCAGGCGATATCTTCTCTTACCGGGTCCGGGGGGGCGGTCAATCCTGCTTTTTCGGCTGTACTTGACGGTCAGGTCCTGGATTTTGCGAAGAAGGGTTTTCGTGCACTAGGAGTTGCACGGAAGGGGGGCGACGGGAAGTGGAAGTATCTCGGGGTCATCGGGCTTTTCGATCCGCCGCGTGAGGACTCAGCCGCAACGATTGCCGAGGCGAAGGGGCTTGGCATCGATGTCAAGATGGTGACCGGAGACCATACGGCAATCGCACAGGAGATCTCCGGTCAGGTGGGACTCGGAATGAAGATCGTCCCCCAGTCGTCGTTCATCTCCGGGGAGAGGAAGGATGTCCTCACGCAGCTTGAAAATGCCGACGGGTTCGCGGAGGTATTCCCGGAGAACAAGTTCAGGATAGTCAAAGTCCTGCAGGAAGGGGATCACATCGTCGGGATGACCGGCGACGGGGTGAACGACGCTCCTGCCCTGAGAGAGGCGGACTCCGGGATCGCAGTCGCGGGTGCGACGGATGCCGCGAAATCGGCTGCGGATATAGTGCTTACGAAACCGGGTCTTTCGGTGATTATCGATGCGATAGGCCAGAGCCGGGCGATCTTCAGGAGGATGGAGAATTATGCCGTCTACAGGCTGGCCGAGACGGTCAGGGTTCTTATCTTCATGACGCTCTGTATTGTCGTTCTGAATTTCTACCCGGTGACTGCGCTCATGATCGTCGTTCTTGCGATTCTCAACGATCTCCCGATCATGATGATTGCATACGACAATGCTCCGATCGCGCCAAAACCTGTACGCTGGCAGATGAACCGGATCTTAACTATCGCAAGTATCCTCGGCGTGCTCGGCGTAGGCTCCAGTTTCCTTCTTCTCTGGCTGCTGAAGTTCTACTTCCTTTTCGATGCCGATACCATCCAGACGCTCATATTCTTAAAGCTCGCAGTAGCGGGCCACATGACGATCTATCTCGCCCGCACGGGTCAGCAGCATTTCTGGGAGCACCCGCTTCCCTCTCTTGCCCTGTTCGGCACGACGGAGGCGACCCAGGTCATACCCACTCTTATCGCGGTATATGGTGTCCTCATGACGTCAGTCGGCTGGGTGCCGGCGCTTCTGGTCTGGGGTTATGCATTCCTGTTCTTCCTCATCAACGATATCATCAAGGTCTGGCTCTTCAGGTTCATCCACCCTTATTCGTAG
- a CDS encoding chitinase, producing MGSLCLPAAASTDWPDQVYAPYIDISLTTDPEQTIVTMADDTGVMYYTCCFVTGDDNNNPIWGWRPVWSNNGVVYYKDKIDALRAKGGDVIISFGGADAVNTELAIKIKDVSKLTDTYRSVIDAYDVNYIDFDIEGPAQLNYTANDRRNQAIVNLQKENPNLKVSFTLAVTPNGLHPDGMGVLTGAKDAGVRIDRVNIMLMDYGPEVAPPPTTMGEYGIMAANGLHGQLKQLYPDKTDAEIWKMIGLTPMIGQNDQPAEVFYPDDARLVAGFAGEKGIGLMSIWSATRDNGNCGRKTQADPLCSGIPMEQQYEFSNIFKNYASMRPSATPAPISSTVWPDQFYAPYIDYGLTRGCTINEAYASTGVKYYTCCFITANTTTGVLGFADKNVGYRLSDIETLRANGGDVIISFGGAGGQTTEPAIVIKDLNSLVDAYSSVIETYGVNYIDFDIEGVAVTNQGANSRRSQAIIKLKEKYSDLKVSVTLAATPKDGLPTPQIAYLNDAKSAEDRYKNENPGKDMLIFDRVNIMLMDYGTYYVTDPDNMGGYAIDAANVVHDQLKSGYYSGKSDAEIWKRMGLTPMIGQNDMPGEVFYPKDATQLAEFAGEKGVGMMSIWSLTRDNGNCGRESVADPLCSGIVQDPFEFSNIIKNYPTMRPSATETETPTPEPTHATGLITPTPTRATGLIPEWSSDKEYDTGDIVLYKGSMYAARWWTMDEEPGIEYVWLSTSGKLVPKPDHAKGLITHWNSDDIYLAGDTVIYDDGVYSAKWLTMGEKPGETYVWELTSEIEPEVPVTETVMETETPATGLIPVWDSKTEYDAGDTVLYKGKTYTARWWNVAEPPGHTYSWISDAGEYMPTPTPSSGPAKQWDSRKAYAAGDMVIYNYNRYRASWMNRGEVPGVSYVWELAPEEPTPSPTQATGLITPTPTYSKGLITPTPTHATGLITPNPTPATGLLGG from the coding sequence TTGGGAAGCCTATGCCTTCCTGCCGCAGCTTCTACGGACTGGCCGGATCAGGTCTATGCACCGTATATAGACATATCCCTCACGACAGACCCCGAGCAGACAATCGTCACAATGGCAGACGATACAGGGGTGATGTATTACACATGCTGCTTCGTTACCGGAGATGACAATAACAATCCTATATGGGGTTGGCGGCCTGTGTGGTCTAATAATGGAGTGGTGTATTATAAAGATAAGATCGACGCCCTCCGGGCTAAGGGAGGAGATGTGATAATATCCTTCGGCGGGGCAGATGCTGTTAATACGGAACTGGCGATAAAGATAAAAGACGTTTCCAAACTTACGGATACCTACCGCTCCGTCATAGATGCATATGACGTGAATTACATCGATTTTGATATCGAAGGACCTGCCCAGCTTAATTATACGGCAAACGACAGGCGCAATCAGGCGATTGTAAACCTCCAGAAGGAGAACCCGAATCTCAAGGTGTCCTTTACTCTCGCTGTCACACCCAACGGGCTCCATCCCGATGGCATGGGAGTTCTTACCGGAGCTAAGGATGCCGGTGTCAGGATCGACAGGGTCAATATAATGCTCATGGACTACGGCCCTGAAGTCGCACCTCCGCCCACGACCATGGGAGAGTATGGAATAATGGCTGCTAACGGTCTGCACGGGCAATTAAAACAGTTGTATCCGGATAAAACCGATGCCGAGATCTGGAAGATGATCGGCCTGACCCCGATGATAGGTCAGAATGACCAGCCGGCCGAGGTATTCTATCCCGATGACGCCCGGCTGGTTGCAGGGTTTGCAGGAGAGAAAGGTATAGGCCTGATGTCGATATGGTCTGCAACCAGGGACAACGGGAATTGCGGCAGGAAAACCCAGGCAGATCCTCTCTGCAGCGGCATCCCAATGGAACAACAATATGAATTCTCAAATATCTTCAAGAATTATGCATCGATGAGACCTTCAGCCACACCCGCTCCGATATCATCAACGGTCTGGCCTGATCAGTTCTACGCACCGTATATCGATTACGGGCTAACACGGGGCTGTACGATCAACGAAGCCTACGCTTCAACCGGCGTGAAGTATTATACATGCTGTTTCATAACCGCGAACACGACTACCGGAGTACTTGGATTTGCAGATAAAAACGTCGGCTACAGATTGAGTGATATCGAGACACTCCGTGCAAACGGAGGAGATGTAATAATATCATTCGGTGGAGCAGGCGGTCAGACGACCGAACCGGCGATCGTAATAAAGGACCTGAACTCTCTCGTTGATGCATACAGCTCAGTCATCGAAACATATGGCGTAAACTACATAGATTTCGACATCGAAGGAGTGGCAGTCACGAATCAGGGGGCCAACAGCAGGCGTAGCCAGGCGATAATAAAGCTCAAGGAAAAATACTCGGACCTGAAGGTATCGGTCACTCTTGCCGCAACTCCCAAAGATGGCCTCCCCACCCCCCAGATTGCCTACCTCAATGACGCAAAGAGTGCAGAGGACAGGTACAAAAATGAAAATCCGGGAAAAGATATGCTCATCTTCGACAGGGTTAATATCATGCTCATGGACTACGGCACCTATTATGTAACAGACCCTGACAATATGGGAGGATATGCCATAGATGCCGCAAATGTAGTCCACGATCAGCTCAAAAGTGGATATTACAGTGGCAAATCAGATGCTGAGATCTGGAAGAGAATGGGCCTTACACCGATGATCGGACAGAATGACATGCCGGGAGAGGTATTCTATCCGAAAGATGCCACACAGCTTGCAGAGTTTGCGGGAGAGAAAGGCGTCGGAATGATGTCGATATGGTCATTAACCCGGGACAACGGGAACTGCGGCAGGGAAAGCGTGGCAGATCCTCTCTGCAGCGGCATTGTACAGGATCCGTTTGAATTCTCGAATATCATCAAGAATTATCCCACCATGAGGCCTTCGGCGACTGAAACGGAAACTCCGACGCCCGAACCTACTCACGCGACAGGTCTGATTACTCCGACACCCACCCGTGCAACGGGCCTGATACCGGAGTGGAGTTCCGATAAGGAATATGATACGGGCGACATTGTCCTTTACAAGGGCAGCATGTATGCCGCGAGGTGGTGGACGATGGACGAGGAGCCAGGCATTGAATATGTCTGGCTCTCCACTTCAGGAAAGCTCGTCCCTAAACCCGATCACGCGAAAGGCCTGATTACGCATTGGAATTCGGATGATATCTATCTCGCCGGCGATACTGTCATCTACGACGACGGCGTATACTCCGCAAAGTGGCTGACAATGGGTGAAAAACCTGGTGAGACCTATGTATGGGAACTTACGTCGGAGATTGAACCTGAGGTTCCCGTGACAGAAACCGTTATGGAGACAGAGACTCCTGCAACCGGCCTGATACCCGTATGGGACTCAAAGACCGAATATGACGCCGGAGATACAGTCCTCTACAAGGGTAAAACCTATACTGCGAGATGGTGGAACGTAGCCGAACCCCCCGGCCACACATATTCATGGATCTCGGATGCAGGCGAATACATGCCTACCCCTACTCCCTCATCGGGCCCGGCAAAACAGTGGGATTCGAGGAAGGCATATGCAGCCGGCGACATGGTCATCTACAACTACAACAGGTACAGGGCGAGCTGGATGAACAGAGGCGAAGTTCCCGGAGTATCGTACGTCTGGGAGCTGGCCCCGGAAGAGCCTACACCTTCACCGACGCAGGCAACCGGCCTGATCACTCCGACTCCCACTTATTCAAAAGGACTTATTACTCCGACTCCGACCCATGCTACAGGTCTGATTACCCCGAATCCCACCCCTGCAACAGGCCTTTTGGGAGGATAA
- a CDS encoding tetrahydromethanopterin S-methyltransferase subunit H family protein, giving the protein MFSFKTDQKTYEIAGTRVGGQPGEIPTVLVGSMFYTKHKIVTDERAGKFDRDAAEALVRKQEELGEKTRNPALIDIVASSSESILRYIDFVAGMNEKPFFIDSASADVKIAAIEYAKEIGLEKRIVYNSVSIETKDNEYAALKANGIESAILLSFTRDIMSSRARAETVDKLAPKMEESGIKNILVDTFVMDVPSLTPSGRATIEIKKKTGYPCGTAAHNAISTWKGLKNMLGKEGVRSADIVANIMPAIFGADFLLYGPVENCESVFPAAFTIDTTYRYAARMKETIDV; this is encoded by the coding sequence ATGTTCAGTTTTAAAACCGACCAGAAGACATACGAGATCGCCGGCACCAGGGTAGGTGGCCAGCCGGGCGAAATTCCAACGGTTCTTGTGGGGAGTATGTTCTATACAAAACACAAGATCGTAACAGACGAGAGAGCGGGGAAATTCGACAGGGATGCCGCCGAAGCCCTGGTAAGAAAGCAGGAAGAGCTCGGAGAAAAGACCCGCAACCCGGCCTTAATCGACATCGTGGCTTCATCGTCGGAATCGATCCTCAGGTACATCGATTTTGTTGCAGGGATGAATGAAAAACCGTTCTTCATCGACTCTGCAAGTGCGGATGTCAAGATTGCCGCGATTGAATACGCAAAAGAGATCGGTCTCGAAAAAAGGATCGTCTACAACTCCGTCTCTATCGAGACAAAAGATAACGAATACGCGGCATTAAAGGCAAACGGGATCGAATCGGCGATCCTCCTCTCGTTCACCAGGGACATCATGAGCAGCAGGGCACGGGCGGAGACCGTGGATAAACTCGCACCCAAAATGGAAGAATCCGGTATCAAAAATATCCTCGTCGATACCTTCGTAATGGACGTCCCGAGCCTCACGCCATCCGGCAGGGCGACGATAGAGATCAAGAAGAAGACCGGATATCCATGCGGGACCGCGGCACACAACGCGATATCGACATGGAAGGGCCTTAAGAATATGCTTGGTAAAGAGGGAGTGAGATCTGCGGATATCGTTGCAAATATCATGCCGGCAATCTTCGGCGCAGACTTTCTGCTCTATGGCCCGGTCGAGAACTGCGAATCGGTCTTCCCCGCGGCCTTCACTATCGATACGACCTACAGGTATGCCGCGAGGATGAAAGAGACCATCGATGTCTGA
- a CDS encoding ASKHA domain-containing protein — translation MSEKDHDVRVTFEPDGKTIEDSSGTLLELAQAANTSLRGDCGGAGVCGKCRVQIVKLYGKVSEPTEKERDHLKDEEIAAGYRLACQTKILTGKCTVHIPPASRTAKREISGLGLDEDVPLGPAARKIHLKPERATFGDPRPDIQRLKDSLQTGDELNFPLSVLSELPAVLRSSGWNITATLWKDKLVSVEPEDTSKECFGIGVDIGSSKIICHLVDLLTGETIAKANGENPQIMYGEDVVSRITYASKSPEKLKKLQSLATGTINSLIDEACKESGKSPENIYEMVFVGNSVMHHLVLGIIPKYIGVAPFVPAVTGMVSFPAKDIGININPDGMVTAIPLIGGFIGADAVANILISGIYETEDLCLLIDIGTNSEILLGNSKEIMACSAPSGPSFEGAHISSGMKAVSGAIESVKIIDGKLLYSTIDDEKPRGICGSGIIDLVAELYTAGIITRTGKFTDLSHPRIVVRDVPRFIVAGKEESGIDNDISVSEKDINEFLLAKGSLKAGWKILADKWGVAPSEIDRIYLAGSFGTHVNIDNAIVIDILPDIDREKIVFAGETAVGGAKIALKSLEKRNELKEILKRVRYVELSVEDSFQKDYLASIPISGLKS, via the coding sequence ATGTCTGAGAAAGATCACGACGTCAGGGTCACCTTCGAACCCGACGGAAAGACGATCGAGGACTCTTCAGGGACATTGCTCGAACTTGCACAGGCTGCAAACACGAGCCTTCGCGGGGACTGCGGCGGGGCTGGAGTCTGCGGCAAATGCAGGGTCCAGATAGTAAAACTATACGGAAAGGTATCCGAACCGACGGAGAAGGAGAGAGACCACCTGAAGGATGAAGAGATCGCCGCCGGCTACAGGCTCGCCTGCCAGACGAAGATTCTCACGGGGAAATGCACGGTTCACATTCCACCGGCAAGCAGGACAGCGAAGCGGGAGATCTCCGGGCTTGGGCTGGACGAGGACGTCCCCCTCGGCCCGGCCGCCAGGAAGATCCACCTAAAGCCGGAAAGGGCGACATTCGGGGACCCGAGACCTGACATTCAAAGGCTCAAGGACTCACTCCAGACAGGAGACGAACTGAATTTTCCGCTTTCGGTCCTTTCCGAGCTCCCCGCAGTTCTGCGCAGTTCCGGCTGGAACATAACCGCAACGCTGTGGAAGGACAAACTTGTCTCAGTGGAGCCGGAGGACACCTCGAAAGAATGCTTCGGGATAGGGGTCGATATCGGTTCGTCCAAGATCATCTGCCATCTCGTAGATCTCTTGACAGGAGAGACCATTGCAAAGGCGAATGGCGAAAACCCGCAGATCATGTACGGCGAGGATGTAGTATCGAGGATAACATACGCATCGAAGTCGCCGGAGAAACTGAAAAAGCTCCAGTCGCTTGCAACGGGAACCATAAACTCGCTCATAGACGAGGCGTGCAAAGAGAGTGGAAAGTCACCTGAAAATATCTACGAGATGGTATTTGTAGGAAATTCGGTAATGCACCATCTCGTCCTCGGGATAATCCCGAAGTACATCGGTGTCGCACCGTTCGTCCCGGCTGTAACCGGTATGGTGAGCTTTCCCGCAAAGGATATCGGGATCAATATCAACCCCGACGGGATGGTAACCGCAATTCCCCTCATAGGCGGATTTATAGGAGCGGATGCGGTTGCAAACATCCTCATATCAGGGATCTACGAAACTGAAGATCTCTGCCTCCTGATCGATATCGGGACAAACTCGGAGATCCTTCTCGGAAACTCCAAAGAGATCATGGCATGCTCGGCCCCCTCCGGGCCGTCGTTTGAGGGAGCGCACATAAGTTCCGGGATGAAGGCGGTCAGCGGAGCGATAGAGAGCGTGAAGATCATCGACGGAAAGCTCCTCTACTCCACGATCGATGATGAAAAACCCAGAGGAATCTGCGGCAGCGGCATAATCGATCTCGTCGCAGAGCTATATACGGCCGGAATAATCACAAGGACAGGTAAATTCACGGATCTCAGTCATCCCCGGATCGTAGTCCGGGACGTTCCCAGGTTCATCGTCGCAGGAAAGGAAGAGAGCGGGATCGACAACGACATATCGGTCAGCGAAAAGGACATCAACGAGTTTCTGCTCGCAAAGGGATCGCTTAAGGCCGGCTGGAAGATACTTGCAGACAAGTGGGGAGTTGCTCCTTCCGAGATAGACAGGATCTATCTCGCTGGTTCCTTCGGCACGCATGTAAATATCGACAACGCGATAGTTATCGACATCCTCCCGGACATCGACAGGGAGAAGATAGTTTTCGCCGGGGAAACCGCGGTCGGGGGGGCGAAGATCGCACTCAAATCACTGGAAAAGAGAAATGAACTGAAAGAAATCCTGAAAAGGGTCAGGTACGTGGAGCTATCGGTAGAAGATTCGTTCCAGAAGGATTACCTCGCGTCCATCCCGATATCCGGCCTTAAAAGCTGA
- a CDS encoding cobalamin B12-binding domain-containing protein produces MTDVREDFINALVDLDETKCIDLAKQRVEAGEDPFTILEDLREATDRIGNMFEEGRFFVSDLMMAGEILKQIMVVLKPAFGDRKIESKGTIVIGTVEGDVHDIGKNIVTALLEAEGFTVVDLGVDQPPEAFINAIRENKPLVVSLSGLLTEAIDSMKKTVDAIKAAGLRDNVKIIVGGGRTDEEAKEYIGADDWSDDATSGVRKIKKLAGVA; encoded by the coding sequence ATGACAGACGTGAGAGAAGATTTTATAAATGCACTCGTCGATCTCGACGAAACTAAATGCATCGACCTTGCAAAGCAGAGAGTCGAAGCCGGAGAAGACCCCTTCACTATCCTGGAAGACCTCAGAGAGGCTACCGACAGAATAGGCAATATGTTCGAAGAGGGCCGGTTCTTTGTCTCGGACCTCATGATGGCGGGAGAGATCCTCAAACAGATAATGGTGGTGCTCAAGCCCGCATTCGGAGACAGGAAGATCGAAAGCAAAGGAACGATCGTCATCGGAACAGTCGAAGGCGACGTCCACGATATCGGAAAGAACATCGTCACCGCACTTCTTGAAGCTGAAGGGTTCACGGTAGTCGATCTCGGTGTCGACCAGCCGCCCGAGGCGTTCATCAATGCGATCAGGGAGAACAAACCGCTCGTCGTAAGCCTTTCAGGGCTCCTGACCGAGGCTATCGATTCGATGAAGAAGACCGTCGATGCAATCAAAGCCGCAGGCCTCCGCGACAATGTGAAGATAATCGTCGGAGGAGGAAGGACCGACGAAGAGGCGAAGGAATACATCGGCGCAGACGACTGGTCCGACGATGCAACAAGCGGCGTTAGGAAGATTAAGAAACTGGCCGGGGTGGCGTAG